A genome region from Magnolia sinica isolate HGM2019 chromosome 8, MsV1, whole genome shotgun sequence includes the following:
- the LOC131254197 gene encoding uncharacterized protein LOC131254197 yields the protein MEAQRLQLERDREELKLLKCTLKEREESMEREREVVFKEVELMLKLKEALKLKKEELNERAVLKKEREMLMRKKEELKKEREELEEGKVGLKK from the coding sequence ATGGAGGCGCAGAGGCTTCAGTTGGAGAGAGatagggaagagttgaagcttcTTAAATGCacgctaaaagagagagaagaatcgatggagagggagagagaagtagtaTTCAAGGAGGTTGAACTAATGCTAAAACTAAAAGAAGCCTTGAAGTTAAAGAAGGAAGAGTTGAATGAGAGGGCGGTTTTGAAGAAGGAAAGGGAAATGCTaatgaggaagaaggaagaactaaagaaggagagggaagagttggAGGAGGGTAAGGTGGGGTTGAAGAAGTAG